The Vicia villosa cultivar HV-30 ecotype Madison, WI linkage group LG1, Vvil1.0, whole genome shotgun sequence genome includes a region encoding these proteins:
- the LOC131643892 gene encoding probable LRR receptor-like serine/threonine-protein kinase RKF3, with product MNIFILFFATILTTLPHPSLSATCPLNFTILTVLTGAATTPPSSFTSTPCQFVHQALRLVQSDYLGRTDFFLPPLNSAAPCWDSFQSFINQFAPNFNIRSSCGFQTNWISQGCINVTTKQQFESIVPQSAILKMKTSCNQSLEDNSPCALCTSSLSGLPSLGQSIGNLSDCTGYPSIYAAVFSNQFGPSDPGTAKCLFALDFTSGSSSGNKKKVIIIVVVSVVSALVLLLIVIGVWAYWKFNDKEIEDGKDYGANIGEAGSASGLETMDHSTTLTRFTVDDIKKATKNFHRDNIIGKGGYGNVYKGLLSDGSEVAFKRFKNCSAAGDASFTHEVQVIASVRHVNLVALRGYCSATTRLEGYQRIIVCDLMKNGSLHDHLFGSNGAKLTWPVRQKIALGTARGLAYLHYGAQPAIIHRDIKANNILLDDKFEAKVADFGLAKFNPEGMTHMSTRVAGTMGYVAPEYALYGQLTERSDVFSFGVVLLELLSGRKALQTDDDGHPSALTDWAWSLVRTGKALDVIEDGMPEQGSNQVLEKYVLIAVLCSHPQLYARPTMDQVVKMMETDDELVPSIPGRPIPLVAARLDIERSISSSGGSGQLSSPTGYQSFTLEMGSERYSSSHLREERSSASRILSSDLDE from the coding sequence ATGAACATCTTCATCCTCTTCTTCGCCACCATactaacaactctcccccacCCTTCTCTCTCCGCCACGTGTCCTCTCAACTTCACCATCCTAACAGTCCTCACCGGCGCCGCCACAACACCACCGTCCTCCTTCACGTCAACTCCCTGTCAATTCGTCCACCAAGCCCTCCGTCTCGTCCAATCCGACTACCTCGGCCGCACCGACTTCTTCCTCCCTCCCTTAAACTCCGCCGCCCCATGCTGGGACTCTTTCCAATCCTTCATCAACCAGTTCGCTCCGAATTTCAATATTCGTTCCTCTTGCGGCTTCCAAACCAATTGGATCTCACAAGGTTGCATCAACGTCACTACAAAACAACAATTCGAATCAATCGTTCCTCAATCCGcaattctcaaaatgaaaacAAGTTGTAACCAATCACTTGAAGATAATTCTCCTTGTGCTCTTTGTACAAGTAGTTTATCTGGTTTGCCATCTCTTGGTCAATCCATAGGTAACCTTTCTGATTGCACTGGCTACCCTTCAATCTACGCTGCtgttttttcaaatcaatttggaCCGTCCGATCCTGGTACTGCTAAGTGTTTATTTGCTCTTGATTTCACCTCTGGAAGTTCTTCTGGTAATAAGAAAAaggttattattattgttgttgtttcagTTGTTTCTGCTTTGGTTCTTTTGTTGATAGTTATAGGGGTTTGGGCTTATTGGAAATTTAATGATAAGGAAATTGAGGATGGTAAGGATTATGGTGCTAATATCGGTGAGGCGGGTTCGGCTTCTGGGTTGGAAACAATGGATCATAGTACTACTTTAACTAGATTCACTGTTGACGATATTAAGAAGGCGACGAAGAATTTTCATAGAGATAATATAATTGGGAAAGGGGGTTATGGGAATGTGTATAAAGGACTATTGTCTGATGGAAGTGAAGTTGCTTTCAAGAGGTTTAAGAATTGTTCTGCTGCTGGGGATGCTAGTTTCACTCACGAGGTTCAAGTTATTGCTAGTGTTAGGCATGTGAATCTTGTGGCTTTGAGAGGCTATTGTAGTGCGACGACGCGTTTAGAGGGTTATCAGAGGATTATTGTTTGTGATTTGATGAAAAATGGGAGTCTTCATGATCATTTGTTTGGTTCTAATGGGGCGAAACTTACTTGGCCGGTTCGTCAGAAGATTGCGCTTGGAACTGCTAGGGGATTAGCTTATTTGCATTACGGAGCTCAACCTGCTATCATTCATAGGGATATTAAAGCGAATAATATACTTTTGGATGATAAGTTTGAAGCTAAAGTTGCTGATTTTGGACTTGCGAAGTTTAATCCTGAAGGAATGACTCATATGAGTACAAGGGTGGCCGGAACTATGGGATATGTTGCTCCTGAGTACGCTCTGTATGGACAATTAACAGAAAGGAGTGATGTGTTTAGTTTTGGTGTTGTGCTTCTTGAGTTATTGAGTGGGCGAAAGGCTCTTCAAACAGATGATGATGGACATCCTTCTGCTTTGACTGATTGGGCTTGGTCGTTGGTTAGAACGGGAAAGGCGTTGGATGTTATTGAAGATGGGATGCCAGAACAAGGTTCAAATCAAGTTCTTGAAAAGTATGTGTTGATTGCTGTGCTTTGTTCTCATCCACAGTTATATGCTAGGCCAACAATGGACCAGGTTGTTAAAATGATGGAGACTGATGATGAACTAGTTCCATCGATACCTGGACGGCCGATTCCTCTTGTTGCTGCGAGACTTGATATTGAGAGATCTATAAGCAGTAGCGGCGGCTCGGGTCAGCTATCTAGTCCAACAGGTTATCAATCGTTCACTTTAGAAATGGGAAGTGAACGCTATTCTTCTAGTCATTTAAGGGAAGAAAGAAGCTCAGCCTCTAGGATTTTGAGTTCGGATTTGGATGAGTGA